One genomic region from Antedon mediterranea chromosome 3, ecAntMedi1.1, whole genome shotgun sequence encodes:
- the LOC140045397 gene encoding thioredoxin domain-containing protein 17-like, which produces MVTTRTVEGIESLLSTLDEYKSSQDVYVLFCGGIDPATGKSWCPDCVTAEPIVEEGLKKAAECSIFIHCNVGDRSYWKDPNNEFRKHPEFKLTAVPTLLKHGTPNRLVEDECAKKELVEMLFEED; this is translated from the exons ATGGTTACTACTAGGACTGTTGAAGGAATAGAAAGCCTACTATCTACACTTGATGAGTACAAGTCTTCTCAAGATGTGTACGTGTTGTTTTGCGGAGGCATCGACCCAGCTACTGGTAAAAGTTGGTGCCCGGATTGCGTGACAG CTGAACCAATTGTTGAAGAGGGATTGAAAAAGGCAGCTGAATGCAGCATTTTTATACACTGTAATGTTGGTGATCGATCATA CTGGAAAGATCCTAACAATGAGTTTCGAAAACATCCAGAATTTAAACTTACAGCTGTGCCTACACTGTTAAAACATGGAACG CCGAATCGTTTAGTTGAAGATGAGTGTGCAAAGAAGGAACTAGTTGAAATGTTGTTTGAGGAAGATTGA
- the LOC140045396 gene encoding nucleolar complex protein 4 homolog B-like, translating into MCDLKKQLLKGIKSKVEQSLSGKKNSNCIIDILKLTHDADKSIVTAAIKGLSRIFTMLLAKQEMIIKEDEEDKKYKQWLQDRYKDCIQCLIDVIANKNSKPITQELAMCTIVKLLEAESRNPLKQNQGYFFPRSPLEKLLTCLLSSMQDFTHLMNRFQEYLEYDDMRFYTLEVVSGKIRETNSRVQKLDAAQKKMEEELFCKNTLCLLEQVTMPTEDCLSNFLTPLPPDDEEIRATQLKEQRKAFSNAWLSFLLLSLPLQTYKTVLFMMHDKVIPHMSSPVMLTDFLTASYNIGGAISLLALNAIFILMTQHNLEYPEFYKKLYSLLEPSIFHVKYKARFFYLTNLFLSSSHLPAYLVAAFAKKLSSLALTAPPPAVMLVVPFVCNLIKRHPTCKTLIARDTEAMKDDPFLADETDPSKCRALASSLWELKTLKHHYLPSVATTAGSIERPFPKVEWDLTDFYESSYDEMFTTEINKKVKHVPLEFEAPSGLFSGKLDKFNNYWLLE; encoded by the exons ATGTGCGACTTAAAAAAACAGCTTTTAAAAGGGATAAAAAGCAAAGTAGAGCAGTCATTATCTGGAAAGAAGAATTCAAATTGTATAATAGACATATTGAAGTTGACACAT GATGCAGATAAATCAATTGTCACAGCTGCCATTAAAGGTCTCAGTAGAATATTCACCATGCTTCTTGCTAAACAAGAGATGATTATTAAAGAAGATGAAGAGgataagaaatataaacaatggtTACAAGATAGATACAAGGACTGCATTCAATGTCTCATTGATGTGATTGCAAACAAAAATAGCAAACCAATCACACAG GAGCTTGCTATGTGCACCATTGTAAAACTTCTGGAGGCAGAGTCTAGGAATCCATTGAAGCAGAACCAAGGTTATTTCTTTCCAAGGTCACCCTTAGag AAATTGTTGACGTGCCTTTTATCAAGTATGCAGGATTTCACTCATTTGATGAACAGGTTCCAGGAATATTTAGAATATGATGACATGAGATTTTATACATTAGAAGTTGTAAGTGGAAAGATTCGCGAAACTAACAGCAGAGTACAGAAACTGGATGCTGCCCAGAAAAAG aTGGAAGAAGAACTTTTCTGTAAGAACACACTTTGTTTACTGGAACAGGTTACCATGCCAACAGAAGACTGTCTAAGTAATTTCTTAACTCCGCTGCCACCTGATGATGAGGAAATTAGGGCAACACAATTAAAG GAGCAGCGTAAAGCATTCTCAAATGCGTGGTTATCGTTCCTTCTATTATCACTCCCGCTCCAAACCTACAAAACTGTTCTGTTTATGATGCACGATAAGGTTATTCCTCATATGAGCAGTCCAGTTATGCTGACAGATTTCTTAACGGCATCATATAATATTG GTGGCGCTATTAGCCTATTGGCCCTAAATGCTATCTTCATCTTGATGACTCAACATAATCT AGAATATCCAGAGTTTTACAAGAAGCTGTACTCGTTACTGGAGCCTTCAATATTCCATGTGAAATACAAAGCACGTTTTTTTTACCTGACCAACCTTTTCCTCTCGTCTTC gCATTTACCAGCATATTTAGTTGCAGCCTTTGCTAAAAAATTGTCGAGCTTAGCACTGACAGCGCCCCCACCAGCTGTGATGCTTGTTGTCCCGTTTGTTTGCAACTTAATCAAGCGTCATCCAACTTGTAAGACACTCATTGCAAGAGACACGGAAGCTATGAAAG ATGACCCATTCCTGGCGGATGAGACAGACCCGTCTAAATGCAGAGCATTAGCGAGCTCCCTCTGGGAGTTAAAAACACTAAAGCATCACTATCTTCCTAGTGTAGCCACTACAGCAGGCAGCATTGAAAGACCATTTCCAAAAGTTGAATGGGATTTAACGGATTTTTATGAAAGTTCTTATGATGAG ATGTTTACAACCGAAATCAACAAGAAAGTGAAGCATGTCCCGCTGGAGTTTGAAGCGCCCTCTGGATTGTTTTCAGGCAAACTGGATAAATTTAACAACTACTGGCTTTTAGAATGA